A stretch of DNA from bacterium:
GAATCTATTTTATTATGAGAAAAAGGGAATCCTCGTTTGCTAATATCTTCTGATGATCCGATATAACAGAATTTCTTACCTGAATAATCTCCATAATAAATGGCATAAACTCCTTGTTCTGCTTTAGGTTTAAAAGTTTCAAGCTTGATAGGATCAGAAAATTTATGACCTTCAATGATTTCAATAACCATTTTCTTTTTTCCTTTCTTAAAATAAATATATTTAGACTAAAAATTGATATATGAATATTATAACACATTTTGTATCATTTATAAACACCTGTTTTAAAATATAATAATTATGGTATAATACATACTCAGTTAAGGAAATCAAAAAATATTATGAATAAAGAATACGATTTAAATAATCAATTGATAAAATTTGGACATGCTGTTAAAAAAAGACGTGAAGCCCTTGGTTATTCTGTAAGAAAACTTGAAGAAAATTCAGGAATAAGTAAAACGCTAATAAGTCAAGTTGAAAACTGCCTGAGGGAGAGTTTCCCCAAAAAAACAACAATAAAACTGTTAAATGATGCTTTGAAATTTAAAAATAACGAACTTTTAATTCTTGCGGATGTTTTAGCTTCATCCAAAGATGAAAGCAGAAACAAAGACGATCAAAACCAAAACTGGCAAGAAAAATTACAAACATTTTTAGCTGTTAACACTGAGCTAAATGTTGGGAATATTCAAAAAGCTATATCTTTTACAGAAAGTTTAATAATAATCCAAAATATTACAGATAACGAATTTGGTGATAAATTTCCTGCACTACGAGAAAAATTTAAGAATATTATAAATTGACTTGAATTTTATACAAAAAAATAAAATTACTATCCATTTTTAACTCAAACTAGTTGATACTTTAGCTCAGACCAACTGTCTTTTTACAACTTTCCCGTCACCCTGACACTTTTGTAATTACCAACAAAATAAAGCAAAGTAACGGAAAGTCTGACAAAATAAAAACTACACATAAGGTGTAGTCTGAAGAAAAACGAAATATAATTTTTATTGAGCGATTCTTAAACCTGATTGACTGACAAAGTTATCGAGTGATTGAATCGCTTTTATTTTGTTCTCTGGTAGCGGATGAGCATAACGAGATGCAGTAATTCTAATATCCGAATGCCCTAAAATACTTGCGACTACAACTAAATCAATCCCCGCCGATACCATACGTGTTGCTGCTGTGTGCCTCAAATCATGTATTCTTAGTTTTTCAATACCTGCATCGTTACATGCCCTTGTAAATGCCCTCTTAATATCATTATAAGGTTCACCTGTCATTGGGTTTGTAAAAAC
This window harbors:
- a CDS encoding helix-turn-helix transcriptional regulator, which produces MNKEYDLNNQLIKFGHAVKKRREALGYSVRKLEENSGISKTLISQVENCLRESFPKKTTIKLLNDALKFKNNELLILADVLASSKDESRNKDDQNQNWQEKLQTFLAVNTELNVGNIQKAISFTESLIIIQNITDNEFGDKFPALREKFKNIIN